In Methylomonas sp. MK1, the following are encoded in one genomic region:
- the clpX gene encoding ATP-dependent Clp protease ATP-binding subunit ClpX has translation MVKEPKHCSFCGIEASAAVPMIAGTEGYICEACVMLASQVVSSWGKKKELADMQGPLPKPAEMKAMLDQYVIGQDLAKEILSVAVYNHYKRLKNVSRKAGGLGESDDSVEIGKSNILMIGPSGTGKTLLASTLAKIVGVPFAVADATTLTQAGYVGDDVENILVRLLDVADGQISRAEWGMVYIDEVDKIARSPEQAFGTRDVSGEGVQQALLRLVEGSQVKVSAKGRRKDHSGNDSVMIDTSNILFIAGGAFPGLEKHVEKRLLPPKTAIGFHAEVSNPDDKPTLEAMLNATQPDDLKRFGLIPEFIGRFPVLAPLEPLDVDALIQVLTEPKNALVKQYQHLFAFDDVELEFTQDALAEIAEKAIARNTGARGLRGIMEHVLRRTMFDLPSRPDVERCIVNAEVIRGEAEIEVVPRDKPTDGDDLKRLSGGE, from the coding sequence ATGGTAAAAGAACCCAAGCATTGTTCGTTTTGCGGTATCGAAGCGTCGGCGGCAGTGCCGATGATCGCCGGCACGGAAGGCTACATCTGCGAAGCTTGCGTGATGTTGGCCAGCCAGGTGGTATCCAGCTGGGGCAAGAAAAAAGAATTAGCCGATATGCAAGGGCCCCTGCCCAAGCCGGCGGAAATGAAAGCCATGCTCGATCAGTATGTGATCGGTCAGGATTTGGCTAAGGAAATTTTGTCGGTAGCGGTGTATAACCACTACAAACGTTTGAAAAACGTCAGCCGCAAAGCCGGCGGTCTGGGCGAGTCCGATGACAGCGTGGAAATCGGTAAATCCAATATCTTGATGATCGGTCCCTCAGGCACCGGTAAAACCTTGCTGGCCAGTACGCTGGCAAAAATTGTCGGTGTGCCGTTTGCCGTCGCTGATGCGACGACCTTGACTCAAGCCGGTTACGTCGGCGACGACGTCGAAAATATCCTGGTGCGCTTGCTGGACGTGGCCGACGGCCAGATCAGCAGAGCGGAGTGGGGCATGGTTTACATCGATGAAGTAGACAAGATTGCCCGCAGCCCGGAGCAAGCCTTCGGTACTCGCGACGTCTCCGGCGAGGGCGTGCAGCAAGCTTTGTTGCGACTGGTGGAAGGCTCGCAAGTCAAAGTCTCCGCCAAGGGCCGGCGTAAGGATCACAGCGGTAACGACTCGGTGATGATCGACACCAGCAATATATTGTTTATTGCCGGTGGGGCGTTTCCGGGCTTGGAAAAGCATGTCGAAAAACGTTTGTTGCCGCCGAAAACCGCTATCGGTTTCCATGCCGAAGTCAGCAATCCCGACGACAAACCGACGCTGGAAGCGATGTTAAACGCCACGCAGCCCGACGATTTGAAACGCTTTGGCTTGATCCCGGAATTTATCGGCCGCTTCCCGGTACTGGCACCGTTGGAGCCGTTGGACGTGGACGCCTTGATTCAAGTCTTGACCGAACCGAAAAACGCCTTGGTCAAACAATACCAACATCTGTTTGCCTTCGACGATGTCGAGCTGGAGTTCACCCAGGATGCGTTGGCGGAAATCGCCGAAAAAGCCATCGCCCGCAACACCGGCGCCAGAGGCCTACGCGGCATCATGGAGCACGTTTTGCGCCGCACCATGTTCGATTTACCCTCCAGGCCCGACGTCGAGCGCTGCATCGTGAATGCCGAGGTGATACGCGGTGAAGCGGAAATTGAAGTGGTGCCGCGCGACAAACCTACTGACGGTGATGATTTGAAACGCTTATCGGGCGGGGAATAA
- the kdpC gene encoding potassium-transporting ATPase subunit KdpC translates to MSTYLKPAAMMLFLLTLVTGAAYPALVTVLAQMLFNDQANGSLIQDDKGQLIGSELIGQTFSEPKYFWSRPSATGPYSYNAAASSGSNLGPTNPALTDAVVARIQALKDADPDNKAPVPVDLITASGSGLDPHISIAAAEYQIKRIAKVRKINEAKLQDLVNAHTEGRQWLVFGEPRINVLKLNLALDQAGR, encoded by the coding sequence ATGTCTACCTATTTAAAACCCGCAGCGATGATGTTATTCCTGTTGACCTTGGTCACCGGCGCCGCTTACCCGGCCCTGGTCACTGTCTTAGCCCAAATGCTGTTTAACGATCAAGCTAACGGCAGTTTGATCCAGGATGACAAAGGCCAACTGATTGGTTCGGAACTGATCGGCCAAACCTTCAGCGAGCCGAAATACTTCTGGAGCCGGCCGTCGGCGACCGGGCCCTACAGTTACAACGCCGCTGCCTCCAGCGGCTCCAACCTGGGCCCGACCAATCCGGCGTTGACCGACGCCGTCGTGGCCCGTATTCAAGCCTTAAAAGATGCCGATCCTGACAATAAAGCGCCGGTGCCGGTGGATTTGATTACCGCCTCCGGCAGCGGTCTCGATCCGCACATTAGTATCGCCGCCGCGGAATACCAGATCAAACGCATCGCCAAGGTGCGCAAAATCAACGAAGCCAAGTTGCAAGACTTGGTCAATGCCCATACCGAAGGCCGGCAATGGCTGGTGTTTGGCGAACCTAGAATCAACGTCTTGAAGTTGAATCTGGCCTTGGATCAAGCAGGCCGCTAG
- a CDS encoding flavodoxin — translation MAKVGIFFGTDTGNTRKVAKTIATKLGDAADKPVNINKASVDDLLAYDVLIVGSPTYGEGELPGMSAGHDNESWEEFLPTLAGADFSGKTVAIYGLGDQEGYPGNFVDALGFLYDAFADAGATIVGMTSSEGYTFKKSKALLGDQFVGLALDEDNQKELSEGRLSAWLDSISSAWA, via the coding sequence ATGGCAAAAGTAGGCATTTTTTTCGGAACCGATACCGGCAACACGCGTAAAGTGGCCAAAACCATTGCTACGAAGTTGGGCGATGCAGCCGACAAACCGGTCAATATCAACAAAGCCTCCGTGGACGATTTGTTGGCCTATGATGTATTGATCGTCGGTTCGCCCACCTACGGTGAAGGCGAATTACCGGGCATGAGCGCCGGACACGATAACGAGAGCTGGGAAGAGTTTTTACCAACGCTGGCTGGCGCCGATTTCTCCGGCAAAACCGTGGCTATTTACGGTTTGGGCGACCAGGAAGGTTATCCCGGCAATTTCGTCGATGCCTTGGGCTTTTTATATGACGCCTTTGCCGACGCTGGCGCGACCATCGTCGGCATGACCAGCAGCGAAGGTTACACCTTTAAAAAGTCCAAAGCGCTGTTGGGCGACCAATTCGTCGGTTTGGCCTTGGACGAAGATAACCAGAAAGAACTGAGCGAAGGCAGGCTCAGCGCTTGGCTGGATTCGATTTCCTCCGCCTGGGCTTGA
- a CDS encoding SoxR reducing system RseC family protein: MIEEAAVVTRVSDGRTWIKSLQTSACSGCAQHQSCGTATLAKVLPKREFPVDCDLTLQAGDHVMVAIDDGQLLLTSLLLYLVPLVFMLVGVGLAEAWLPEPYNTDYLPEVALTTLLAGFWLINRSQNLLLLHLCFKPQIVKKLGNE; encoded by the coding sequence ATGATCGAAGAAGCGGCCGTCGTTACCCGCGTTAGCGATGGTCGCACTTGGATTAAAAGTCTGCAAACCAGTGCTTGCAGCGGCTGTGCGCAACATCAGTCCTGCGGCACGGCCACGCTGGCAAAAGTCCTCCCCAAACGCGAGTTTCCAGTCGATTGCGATTTAACATTGCAAGCCGGCGATCATGTGATGGTGGCGATAGACGATGGTCAACTGCTGCTCACATCGTTGCTACTCTACCTGGTGCCGTTGGTTTTTATGCTGGTTGGTGTGGGCCTGGCCGAAGCCTGGCTACCCGAGCCATATAATACCGATTACCTACCCGAAGTGGCGTTAACAACATTGCTGGCGGGCTTTTGGTTGATCAATCGCAGTCAAAATCTGTTACTGCTCCACCTTTGTTTTAAGCCGCAAATTGTCAAGAAACTCGGTAACGAGTGA
- the nifW gene encoding nitrogenase-stabilizing/protective protein NifW, translated as MSLEEDMEELEAAEDFLRYFELEYDTTVVHVNRLHILQRFHNYLSQAGENMPEDEDAQREVYKKLLHRAYSDFVDSDAQTEKVFKVFKMMEPQTVFVSLGDIKT; from the coding sequence ATGAGTTTAGAAGAAGATATGGAAGAGCTGGAGGCCGCGGAAGATTTTCTGCGGTATTTCGAGCTGGAATACGATACTACCGTCGTCCACGTCAACCGGCTACATATCCTGCAGCGCTTCCACAATTATCTGAGTCAAGCCGGCGAGAACATGCCGGAAGACGAAGATGCGCAACGGGAAGTCTACAAAAAGCTGCTGCATCGGGCTTACAGCGACTTCGTGGACTCCGACGCACAGACCGAAAAAGTATTTAAGGTCTTTAAGATGATGGAGCCGCAAACCGTGTTTGTTTCCCTAGGGGATATTAAAACATGA
- the kdpB gene encoding potassium-transporting ATPase subunit KdpB, with the protein MTSKPVSTSLMDPQILQQAFIDAFAKLTPKQQWKNPVMFVVYLGSLLTTVLWLQALSGNSEESAGFILSITLWLWFTVLFANFAEAVAEGRSKAQAAFLRSAKRDIAAKKLDEPKYGSNYSKVEGSSLRKGDVVLIEAGDFVPGDGEVIEGVASVDESAITGESAPVIRESGGDFSSVTGGTRVLSDWLVVSITTNPGETFLDRMIGMVESAKRQKTPNEIALTILLVALTLVFLMATVTLLPFSLYSVQTAGTGNPISVTVLVALLVCLIPTTIGGLLSAIGVAGIGRMMQKNVIATSGRAVEAAGDVDVLLLDKTGTITLGNRQASGFFPVKGVTDRELADAAQLASMADETPEGRSVVILAKQKYGIRERDIHSLGATFVHFSAQTRMSGVNLPGEECKIGEPCRQIRKGAADSIRQHIEEQGGKFPPELKTLVDDVARRGSTPLVVADGTRALGVIELKDIVKGGIKERFIELRQMGIKTIMITGDNRLTAAAIAAEAGVDDFLAEATPEAKLSLIRQHQTDGRLVAMTGDGTNDAPALAQADVAVAMNSGTQAAKEAGNMVDLDSNPTKLIEIVETGKQMLMTRGALTTFSIANDVAKYFAIIPAAFATTYPALNVLNVMGLATPASAILSAVIFNALIIIALIPLALKGIKYQPVGAEKLLQNNLLVYGVGGLIVPFIGIKAIDLVLVAMNLV; encoded by the coding sequence ATGACTAGCAAACCCGTTTCAACATCCTTAATGGATCCGCAAATTTTGCAACAGGCGTTCATAGACGCTTTTGCCAAGCTCACGCCTAAGCAGCAATGGAAAAACCCGGTGATGTTCGTGGTCTACTTGGGCAGTTTGCTCACCACTGTATTGTGGCTGCAAGCCTTGAGTGGCAACAGCGAAGAATCGGCTGGATTTATTCTGAGCATCACGCTGTGGCTGTGGTTCACGGTATTGTTCGCCAACTTCGCCGAAGCGGTGGCGGAAGGCCGCAGCAAGGCTCAGGCCGCGTTCCTGCGTAGCGCCAAGCGCGACATTGCTGCCAAAAAGCTCGATGAACCCAAATATGGTAGCAATTACAGCAAAGTCGAAGGCTCCAGCCTGCGCAAAGGCGATGTGGTCTTGATCGAAGCCGGCGATTTCGTGCCCGGCGACGGCGAAGTCATCGAAGGCGTGGCCTCGGTGGACGAGAGTGCCATTACCGGCGAAAGCGCGCCGGTGATCCGCGAATCCGGTGGTGACTTCAGTTCGGTGACCGGCGGAACTAGGGTGCTGTCCGATTGGCTGGTGGTGAGCATTACTACCAATCCCGGCGAGACCTTCCTCGACCGCATGATAGGCATGGTGGAAAGCGCCAAACGGCAAAAAACCCCCAATGAGATTGCTTTGACCATTTTGTTAGTGGCGTTAACACTGGTGTTTTTGATGGCGACCGTCACCTTGCTGCCGTTTTCGTTGTATAGCGTGCAAACCGCTGGTACCGGCAACCCGATCAGCGTCACAGTGTTGGTGGCTTTATTGGTGTGTTTGATTCCAACCACCATCGGCGGTTTATTGTCTGCCATTGGTGTGGCCGGTATCGGCCGGATGATGCAGAAAAACGTTATCGCCACCTCTGGCCGCGCCGTAGAAGCAGCCGGCGACGTCGATGTACTGCTGCTGGACAAGACCGGCACCATCACCCTGGGTAACCGCCAAGCCTCCGGTTTCTTTCCGGTCAAAGGCGTGACGGATCGCGAGCTGGCGGATGCCGCGCAATTGGCTTCGATGGCCGATGAAACCCCGGAGGGTCGTAGCGTGGTGATCTTGGCCAAGCAAAAATACGGTATTCGCGAACGCGATATTCACTCCTTGGGCGCCACTTTCGTGCATTTCAGCGCCCAAACCCGGATGAGCGGTGTCAATTTACCCGGAGAGGAATGCAAAATCGGTGAGCCTTGCCGGCAAATCCGTAAGGGTGCGGCTGACTCGATAAGACAACATATCGAAGAGCAAGGCGGCAAATTTCCGCCGGAATTGAAAACGCTGGTCGACGACGTCGCCCGTCGCGGTAGTACGCCGCTAGTCGTCGCCGATGGTACGCGCGCCCTGGGTGTGATCGAACTGAAAGACATCGTCAAGGGCGGCATCAAGGAGCGCTTCATTGAGCTGCGGCAGATGGGTATCAAAACCATCATGATCACCGGCGACAACCGCCTGACCGCCGCCGCCATCGCCGCCGAAGCCGGCGTCGATGACTTCTTGGCAGAAGCCACACCGGAAGCCAAACTCAGCCTGATCCGCCAGCACCAAACCGATGGTCGCTTGGTGGCGATGACCGGTGACGGTACTAACGACGCTCCGGCATTGGCCCAAGCCGACGTCGCGGTAGCGATGAACAGCGGCACCCAGGCCGCCAAGGAAGCGGGCAATATGGTCGATTTGGACTCCAATCCGACCAAGCTGATCGAAATCGTCGAAACCGGCAAACAAATGCTGATGACCCGTGGCGCATTAACCACGTTTAGCATTGCCAACGACGTCGCCAAGTATTTTGCGATCATCCCGGCGGCCTTCGCCACTACCTATCCGGCTTTGAACGTGCTGAACGTGATGGGCTTGGCGACACCAGCCAGCGCTATCCTGTCGGCGGTGATTTTCAATGCATTGATCATCATCGCCCTGATTCCATTGGCTTTGAAAGGTATCAAATATCAACCCGTCGGGGCGGAAAAGCTGCTGCAAAACAACTTGCTGGTCTATGGTGTCGGCGGCTTGATTGTGCCGTTTATCGGTATCAAGGCGATTGATTTAGTCTTGGTTGCTATGAATTTGGTGTAA
- the grxD gene encoding Grx4 family monothiol glutaredoxin, whose amino-acid sequence MSVKEKILQQLAENPVIIYMKGVPSAPECGFSAKTVGILNETKIPYAYVNVLQAPFIREKLPSISKWPTFPQVFIKGELVGGADIVESMYKDGTLLPLLQATVQPAENADASQTITHSEVEALILASYPGATIGIEGAGCDLNITVVSELFADQPMIKQHQGVMATLSVPLASGRLHAVTLKTHTPEAWAALQPAANPGLLQIQI is encoded by the coding sequence ATGAGCGTTAAAGAAAAAATCTTGCAACAACTTGCCGAAAATCCGGTGATTATTTATATGAAAGGCGTGCCTAGCGCTCCGGAATGCGGTTTTTCCGCGAAGACTGTCGGCATCTTGAATGAAACCAAGATTCCTTACGCTTATGTCAACGTCTTGCAAGCGCCGTTCATCCGCGAAAAACTGCCGTCCATTTCCAAATGGCCGACGTTTCCGCAAGTGTTCATCAAAGGCGAATTGGTCGGCGGCGCCGACATCGTCGAGTCCATGTACAAGGACGGAACTCTGTTACCGCTGTTGCAAGCGACAGTGCAGCCCGCCGAGAATGCGGACGCCAGTCAAACCATTACCCATTCCGAAGTGGAAGCCTTGATTCTGGCCTCTTATCCGGGAGCGACCATAGGCATTGAAGGTGCGGGTTGCGACTTAAACATCACAGTGGTCAGCGAATTGTTCGCTGACCAACCTATGATCAAACAACATCAAGGCGTTATGGCGACTTTGAGCGTGCCGCTGGCTTCCGGCCGTTTGCATGCCGTCACTCTGAAGACTCATACGCCTGAAGCTTGGGCCGCGCTCCAGCCGGCGGCCAATCCGGGCTTACTGCAAATTCAAATCTGA
- a CDS encoding potassium-transporting ATPase subunit F — MSWIYLLSGGLTLAVFVYLLVALFYPEKF, encoded by the coding sequence ATGAGCTGGATTTATCTTTTGAGCGGAGGACTGACTCTTGCTGTGTTCGTCTATTTACTGGTCGCGTTGTTTTATCCGGAGAAATTCTGA
- a CDS encoding nitrogen fixation protein NifZ has translation MIDERYDEERFEFGERVRLTRNVRNDGTYPGMDVGDFLLRRGSVGNVIEVGTFLQDQVIYTVHFLDAGRMVGCRAEELIPADAPWNPSRFEFRDQVVCTIDIPTQEGSYPAGTQGEILKVLRDSDPMLYHVRFPGKTMQVPESVLEPADPATFKEPEA, from the coding sequence ATGATAGACGAACGTTACGATGAAGAGCGCTTCGAATTCGGCGAGCGTGTTAGGCTGACACGTAACGTCCGCAACGATGGCACCTATCCGGGCATGGATGTCGGCGACTTTTTGCTGCGCCGGGGTAGTGTCGGCAACGTGATTGAAGTGGGCACTTTCTTGCAAGATCAAGTGATCTACACCGTACATTTTTTGGATGCGGGACGCATGGTAGGCTGCCGGGCCGAAGAATTGATCCCGGCCGATGCGCCCTGGAACCCAAGCCGTTTCGAGTTCCGCGACCAGGTGGTGTGCACGATAGACATCCCCACCCAAGAGGGCAGTTACCCCGCCGGCACCCAAGGTGAAATCCTGAAAGTATTGCGGGACAGCGATCCCATGCTCTACCACGTGCGTTTTCCGGGTAAAACCATGCAGGTACCCGAGAGCGTGCTGGAGCCGGCGGACCCGGCTACGTTTAAAGAACCGGAGGCATAA
- the cysE gene encoding serine O-acetyltransferase: MFFSPSRPSVAFGLWQDWRDDVACVFARDPAARGLPEVLLAYPGVHAVLLHRVTNRLWHADWKLTARLLAAFARWLTNVDIHPGATIGKRFFIDHGAGVVIGETAEIGNDVTMYHGVTLGGTTWNKEKRHPTLGNNVLIGAGAKILGAITLGDNVRVGANSVVIKDVPPCCTVIGIPGRIIQQKGLKIQDPRGIDLDHHLVPDPVGKALSCLVDRLDELESNQKRFVVAEETCGSCEAEGVCHGEDLVVLKQAAGGK, translated from the coding sequence ATGTTCTTCTCGCCGTCGCGTCCAAGCGTTGCGTTTGGACTCTGGCAAGACTGGCGCGACGATGTGGCCTGCGTGTTTGCCCGAGACCCGGCGGCACGCGGTTTGCCGGAAGTATTACTGGCATATCCGGGGGTGCACGCAGTGTTGCTGCACCGGGTAACCAATCGCTTGTGGCATGCGGATTGGAAGTTGACGGCGCGTTTACTGGCGGCTTTTGCCCGCTGGCTGACCAATGTCGATATTCATCCGGGCGCGACGATAGGCAAACGCTTTTTTATCGATCACGGCGCCGGCGTGGTGATCGGCGAAACCGCCGAGATCGGTAACGACGTGACCATGTACCACGGGGTCACCTTGGGCGGCACTACCTGGAACAAGGAAAAACGCCATCCCACATTGGGCAATAACGTGTTAATCGGTGCCGGCGCCAAGATACTCGGCGCGATCACGCTGGGCGACAACGTCCGTGTCGGCGCGAATTCGGTGGTGATAAAAGACGTGCCGCCTTGCTGCACCGTCATCGGTATTCCCGGCCGGATCATTCAGCAAAAAGGCTTGAAGATTCAAGATCCGCGCGGTATCGATCTGGATCACCATCTGGTGCCGGACCCGGTCGGAAAAGCGCTGAGTTGTTTAGTTGACCGCCTGGATGAGCTGGAAAGTAACCAAAAACGTTTTGTAGTGGCGGAAGAGACTTGCGGCAGTTGCGAAGCGGAAGGCGTCTGTCACGGTGAAGATCTAGTGGTACTGAAACAAGCGGCGGGCGGTAAGTGA
- the nifM gene encoding nitrogen fixation protein NifM: MMSQTSIEPYTLLRAALSLFQKAPAELEQLQLRQVEVQAKNEYEIEGRVLNSAEATGVVISDTELDRAYKEVRGRFEDEDAFLAALSANDLDIEKLKAALYRQCKVDAVMDRVAARAPKVNEVEIGIFYHSHPEKFHKPETRQARHILISINPDYPDNTREAAWARINEIAGTLKRKPHKFADLALKYSECPTAVQGGEVGTVAKGTLFPELDAVLFSLKEGAISDVVETEMGFHVIHCMKVILAETMSLKKATPKIQQIMQDRYRRNCQRTWLASLPAVNRSA; this comes from the coding sequence ATGATGAGCCAGACGTCGATAGAGCCTTACACCCTGTTGCGCGCCGCCTTGAGCCTGTTCCAGAAGGCGCCGGCCGAGTTGGAGCAACTGCAATTGCGCCAGGTGGAAGTGCAAGCCAAAAACGAATACGAAATCGAAGGCCGAGTATTGAATTCGGCCGAAGCGACTGGTGTGGTGATTTCCGATACGGAACTGGACAGAGCTTATAAGGAAGTGCGCGGCCGCTTCGAAGACGAAGATGCATTTCTTGCGGCGCTGAGCGCCAACGATTTAGATATTGAAAAACTCAAAGCCGCCTTATATCGGCAGTGCAAAGTGGATGCGGTGATGGATAGAGTGGCGGCTCGCGCGCCCAAGGTCAACGAGGTGGAAATCGGGATTTTCTACCACTCTCACCCGGAAAAATTTCACAAACCCGAAACGCGTCAGGCCCGACATATCTTGATCAGTATCAATCCGGATTATCCGGACAATACCCGCGAGGCAGCCTGGGCGCGAATTAATGAGATCGCCGGCACCTTGAAGCGTAAGCCGCATAAATTCGCTGATCTGGCGCTGAAATATTCGGAATGTCCGACGGCGGTGCAGGGCGGCGAAGTGGGTACAGTAGCCAAAGGTACCTTGTTTCCGGAGCTGGATGCGGTATTGTTCAGTTTGAAAGAAGGCGCCATCAGCGATGTGGTGGAAACCGAGATGGGCTTTCATGTGATTCATTGCATGAAAGTAATCCTCGCCGAAACCATGTCCTTAAAAAAAGCGACACCGAAGATTCAGCAGATCATGCAGGATCGTTACCGCAGAAATTGCCAGCGTACGTGGCTGGCCAGTCTGCCCGCAGTCAACAGGAGTGCCTAA
- the kdpA gene encoding potassium-transporting ATPase subunit KdpA — MTGQGFLQIAIYVIALVALAKPLGIYMARVYQDESVGLNRWFAGIERLFYRLSGVKPEQEMRWTQYALAMLAFNLFGLLAVYCLQRFQDVLPLNPQTLPAVTPDSSFNTAVSFATNTNWQGYSGEATMSYLTQMLGLSVQNFVSAASGMAVLVALIRGFVRRNSNSIGNFWVDMTRSTLYILLPLSLVLALVLVGQGVVQTFNPYQTVNLQETVSYSAPKLDADGKALLDAEGKPVTETLQTQQQTLALGPAASQIAIKQLGTNGGGFFNVNSAHPYENPTPLSNFLEMLAILLIPAALCYTFGLMVGDTRQGWTILGAMTLVFVALIFVTVPAEQSGNPALTALGVDQTVSAQQPGGNMEGKEARFGIVNSGLWAVATTAASNGSVNSMHDSFTPLGGMVPMWLMQLGEVIFGGVGSGLYGMIVFAIVAVFIAGLMIGRTPEYLGKKIEAYEMKMAAIIILIPPLMVLGGTAVTLMLDAGKASIFNPGAHGFSEVLYAYSSAGNNNGSAFGGLSANVPFYNFMLGLAMLFSRYWLMIPVLAIAGSLAAKKTVPVGPGTLPTHTPLFAVLLIITVLMVGALTFVPALALGPIVEHLQMIGHQ; from the coding sequence ATGACTGGTCAAGGTTTTTTACAGATTGCTATTTACGTCATCGCCCTGGTGGCGCTGGCCAAGCCTTTGGGCATTTATATGGCGCGGGTTTATCAAGACGAATCGGTGGGATTGAACCGTTGGTTCGCCGGGATTGAGCGACTGTTCTATCGTCTGAGCGGCGTCAAACCCGAACAAGAGATGCGTTGGACCCAATACGCGCTGGCGATGCTGGCGTTCAATCTGTTTGGTTTGTTGGCGGTTTATTGCTTACAACGTTTCCAAGACGTGTTGCCGCTAAACCCCCAAACGCTGCCGGCTGTGACGCCGGACTCTTCGTTCAACACCGCCGTCAGTTTCGCCACCAACACCAACTGGCAGGGTTATAGCGGCGAAGCGACGATGAGTTATCTGACCCAGATGCTGGGTTTGTCGGTACAAAACTTTGTCTCCGCCGCCAGCGGCATGGCGGTACTGGTGGCTCTGATTCGTGGCTTCGTGCGCCGTAACAGCAACAGCATCGGTAACTTCTGGGTGGATATGACACGCAGTACGTTATACATCCTGCTACCGTTGTCGTTGGTGTTGGCGCTGGTATTGGTCGGACAAGGCGTGGTGCAAACTTTTAATCCCTACCAAACGGTTAATTTGCAAGAAACAGTCAGCTACTCGGCGCCGAAATTGGATGCTGACGGTAAGGCCTTGTTGGATGCCGAGGGCAAGCCGGTGACTGAAACGCTGCAAACGCAACAACAAACCTTGGCATTGGGACCTGCTGCATCGCAAATCGCTATTAAACAATTGGGCACCAATGGCGGCGGTTTCTTCAATGTCAACTCCGCTCATCCGTATGAAAATCCCACACCGCTTTCCAATTTTCTGGAAATGCTGGCGATCCTGCTGATTCCGGCCGCGCTGTGCTACACCTTCGGGCTGATGGTGGGAGACACTCGCCAGGGCTGGACGATATTGGGTGCCATGACGCTGGTGTTTGTCGCCTTGATCTTTGTCACTGTACCGGCCGAGCAAAGCGGCAACCCGGCGTTAACTGCCTTGGGTGTTGATCAAACTGTATCGGCACAGCAGCCCGGCGGCAATATGGAGGGCAAAGAAGCGCGCTTCGGCATCGTCAACTCCGGCTTGTGGGCGGTGGCAACCACGGCCGCTTCCAATGGATCGGTTAACTCGATGCACGACTCCTTCACGCCACTCGGCGGCATGGTACCCATGTGGCTGATGCAATTGGGTGAAGTGATCTTTGGCGGTGTCGGTTCCGGTCTGTACGGCATGATCGTGTTTGCCATCGTCGCGGTGTTTATCGCCGGCTTGATGATAGGTCGCACCCCGGAATACCTCGGTAAAAAGATCGAAGCCTATGAGATGAAAATGGCCGCCATCATTATTCTGATACCCCCTTTGATGGTATTGGGCGGTACCGCAGTGACACTGATGCTGGACGCCGGCAAAGCCTCCATCTTCAACCCCGGCGCCCATGGTTTCAGCGAAGTGTTATACGCCTACTCCTCGGCGGGCAACAACAACGGCAGCGCCTTTGGCGGTCTGTCAGCCAACGTACCGTTCTATAACTTCATGCTGGGTCTGGCGATGCTGTTCTCTCGCTATTGGTTGATGATTCCGGTATTGGCGATTGCCGGCTCCTTGGCGGCTAAAAAGACTGTGCCGGTTGGTCCCGGTACGCTGCCGACTCATACCCCATTGTTTGCCGTTTTATTAATCATCACTGTGTTGATGGTCGGCGCACTGACCTTCGTCCCGGCACTGGCTTTGGGGCCTATCGTCGAGCATTTGCAAATGATCGGTCATCAATAA